ACCCGCCTCGCCGCGCCGCTCATGGTCGGGGCGACGCAGCTCCGCCCGTATCGGTGAGCTGGATCGTCCAGCTCTTCTGCTCTCCGGTGTCGACCTCGAAGAAGCCGGCGCGGTCATAGCCGCGTGCCAGACAGTCCTCGATGCCGCGAATCGTGAATTCCTTGTTGCGGACACACATGACGGATTTGCCGGTCCACTCGCCGCCTTTGTCGTAGTCAACGGCGTGAACGTAATAGAAGCGCGCCGCCAGCGTGCCGCGCAGCAGGGTTTCGCAGCCGCGCGGGCTGATGTTCCACCAGCCTTCGGTGGTCCAGCCCTGCGCGTCGCGGTAGCCGATCGCGACGCCGATCCGGCTCGACGTGGTGTTGCACATGCGCAGATCGGCCTTCGCGGGCACGGCGCCTGCGATGAAGGCTGTGGCGCAGCAGGCGGCCAGAAGGCCCGTTCGCTGATTGAAGGAGAATCTCACGGCTCGATCAGGATCACGCGGCAGTCGTTGACGTTGGTCAGCGTCGGTCCCGGCTGCAGCAAATCGCCCAGCGCTTCGAAGAAGCCGGTCGAATCGTTTTCGGCGAGGGATCGGGCGGGATCAAGGCCGATCTCGGCGGCGCGCGCCAAAGTTTGGGGATCGACCAGCGCGCCTGCCGGGTCGGTCGCCTCGCCGCCGCCGCCATCCGTGCCGTCCGTGTCGCCCGCGAGTGCGACGATGCCGGGCTCGCCGGCCAGCGCGATCGCCAGCGCCAGCGCGTATTCCTGGCTCGGGCCGCCCCGGCCGGAGCCACGCAGCGTCACCGTGAGTTCGCCGCCGGAGAGGATGGCGGCCCGCCTGCCCTCGCGCTTCAGCCGGCGTGCGAGTTCGGCATGATCTGCCGCGACCTCTCGCGCCTCGCCTTCCAGATCGGGGCCGAGATCGTGCACCTCGTAGCCCTCCGCCTCGGCGACGGCGCGGGCGGCGGCCAAGGCATCGGCCGGGCGGGCGATGATGCGGAACGCGCTGTTGGCAAAGGCGGGATGGCCGGGTTTCGGCGTCTCGTTTGCGGAGTCGTCGAGCAGCGCGCGGGCGGCGGGCGGCAGATCGAGCCCATAGCGGGCGACGATGGCGCGGGCCTCGTCCATGGTGGACGGGTCCGCGACGGTCGGGCCCGAGGCGATGGCGGTGGGCTCGTCGCCCGGCACGTCCGATATGGCGAGCGTCAGCAGCTTCGCCGGGGCCGCCGCAAGCGCGAGCCGGCCGCCCTTGATGCGCGACAGGCGCTTGCGAACGATGTTCATTTCGCCTATCGGGGCGCCGGAGCGCAGCAGCGCCTTGTTGACGGCCTGCTTCTCGGCAAGCGTAAGCGAGCCGGCCGGGGCGACCCAGTTGGCCGAGCCCCCACCCGAAAGCAGGACCAGGACCAGATCGTCCTCGGTCGCGGAAGCCGCCAGCGCCAGCGCGCGTTCGGCGCTGTCGATGCTGCCCTGATCGGGCACGGGATGGCCGGCGGCGATCATCGGGATCCGGCGGGTCGGAGCGGTGTAGCCGTGGCGGGCTACGGCATGACCGAAAAGTCGCTCCTGCGGAAAACCGCCATCGAGATAATGCGCCTCGGCAAGGGCGGTCATGCTGCCGGCAGCCTTTCCGGCAGCAAGCAGGATCAGGCGGCCCGTTGCAGGGGCAGACGGGAGATGTTGCGGCAGGCATTCGGCCGGATGGGCCCGGGAGACGGCGGCATCGTAGATCTTCCGCGCCGTCGCGCGCGGCTTCGCTGTCTCGCTCGCAGGACTGTGCACGTTGCCCATTTCCACCCAGCGTCGTCGCTGGCCGCGACGGTCCTCTTGATTCTTCCTAGATCGCGCGAAGGCCGGCGTCATCTGTCTTATCCAGATTAAGTCATACTTTTCTTCGTCAGCCCGAAGCGGGTGATTGCGGCATCACAGCTGTTGAGGGCGAGCCGTTTCCGGCTTGACGCCCAGCCCCGATCCGGGCGAACGCTGCCGGCCGAATTTTCATACCCCGGAAGGATATCAGATGGACGATCCGGTTCAGGGCGACCAGCTCAAGAGCATTGTCGAGCGCATCGAGCGGCTCGAGGAAGAGAAGAAGACGATCGCCGACGACATCAAGGAGGTCTATGCCGAGGCCAAGGGCAACGGCTACGACGTCAAGGTGCTGCGCAAGGTGGTGGCGCTGCGCAAGCGCGATCTCGAAGAGCGCAAGGAGGAAGAGGCGATCCTCGACCTCTATCTGCAGGCGGTCGGCGAGACGGTCTGACAGCATCCTGCACGGCGATTTTGCCCGGGGCATACCGATGTCGGGCAAACTGCGTAAGCATTCGCATTTCACGCCAGGCGCGATCTGGAGGACATCCCACCAGATCGCGTATTGCCATGGCAGGCAGGACTATTGACCGGTCCATTGCCTCGGCAATGTCATTCCCCAAATCATGCACGATCGATGATTGACGACCGATGATCGGCGATGGATGATCAACGCCGGGGGAGAATTCGGCATGATCGTAAAACCCGTTCTGGCGCGCGTGGCGCTGGTCGATCAGGTCACGGCCGTTCTGATGGAACGCATCCTCGATCGGGCCTATGCGCCGGGAGAGAAGCTCAATATCGATGCGCTCACCCGCGAGTTCGAGGTCAGCTCCTCGCCGATCCGCGAGGCGCTGACACGGCTCTCCGCGCTCGGCCTCGTCGCTTCGGCATCCTTCACCGGTTTCTCCGTGGCGCCCGAACCGCCGCGCGAATGGTTCGAGCAACTCCGCGATTTCCGCATACTGAACGAGGGCTGGGCCGCCAGGCAGCTCGCCCGCAGCCGCGATCCTCACGCGATCGCCCGGATGCGCGCCAGCATCGCATCGATGGAGCGCGATCCTCCGCGCGGGCAGGCGTGGGACTATGTCGGTGCCAGCCGCGCCGACGAAATCTTCCATGAGGCGATACTGGAAGGAGCCGGCAACGAGATCCTGGCCCAGGCGGTGAGAGGCCTGCATCCGCATCTGCACCACGCCCGGCTGTTCAGCCGTATTCCCCACGACATCGCGCCGATGCTCGACGAGCACCGCGCCATCCTCGGCGCGGTCCTTCGCGGCGACGAGGACGGCGCGCAGGCCGCGGTGGAGTCGCATCTGAAGACGTCATGGCATCGCTACAATGGCTGGCATGCGGACCGGCCGGAGAAACGCTGAGAGATCACCCGGGAAGGAAGCCGAGAATGGCCAAGATCGTATCCGTCGAAGTGTTGCAGGCGAACCTGAAGCCCAAGGTCAAGCGCACCGACGCCGTGCAGAGCTTCGAGCTGCAGGAGACGCCGATGGTCCGCATCACCGATGCGGATGGCGTGACCGGCACGGGCTACAGCTACACCATCGGCACCGGTGGCTCCTCGGTCTGCAAGCTGATCGACGATCATCTCGCACCCGTCCTGATCGGCCGCGAGGCCGAGGAGATCGAGGGGCTGTGGCGAGCCCTGTTCTTCCGCGTCCACGCCACGACGGTGGGCGCCATCACCTCGATCGCGCTCGCCGCGATCGACACGGCACTGTGGGACCTGCGCGCCCGGAAGACGGGCCTGCCGCTACACCGGCTCGCCGGCGGCGCCAAGAATGCGATCGAGCTCTATTACACCGAGGGCGGCTGGCTCCACATGGAGCAGTCCGAGCTGGTCGAGGAGGCGCTCAAGGCCAAGGAAAGCGGCTTCGGCGGTACCAAGGTCAAGGTCGGCCGGCCGCATGTCGCCGAGGATGTGAAGCGCCTTTCCGCTGTGCGCGACAAGGTCGGCTTCGGCTGGGAGATCATGACCGACGCCAATCAGGGCCTCTCGCTCGACGAGGCGATCCGGCGGGCGCGTCATTACGAGAAGCTCGACGTCGCTTGGTTCGAGGAGCCGATCCATGCCGACGATATCGGCGCGCATCGGCGTCTCTCGCAATCGACCACCGTGCCGATCGCCGTCGGCGAGTCGATGTATTCTCTCTCGCAGTTCAAGGACTATCTCGAAGCCGGTGCCTGCTCGATCGTGCAGGTCGATGTCGGGCGCATCGGCGGCATCACGCCCTGGCTCAAGGTCGCGCATATGGCCGAGGCCTTCAACGTGCCGGTCTGCCCGCATTTCCTGATGGAGATCCATCTCGGGCTGTGCTGCGCGGTGCCCAACAGCCGCTGGCTCGAATACATCCCCCAGCTCGACCTCGTCACCTCCTCGCCGATCCGCATCGAGAACGGCAAGGCGATCCCTTCCGAGAAACCGGGTCTCGGCATCGACTGGGATTGGGAGGCGCTGGAGAAGACCATCGTCCACCGCAAGAGCCATGGCACCGCTCCTGCCTTGAAGGCCGAAGCCTGAGATGAGTGCGGTCGAGAGGCGCGCCGTCGTCATGACGCCGTAAGCCGCCGGCGCGATTATCCAGGACGCCCTCGCCTGTGAAGCCCGTTCACAGATAATGTGGCAGGAGGCGTGATTATCAAGCTGGTCGCGGTGCCTTATCTCCCGGCCATGACACGGAACTCCGCATTGGACCTGATCCGGAAGCCGGATCGCCTGACTCTTGGCCTCGAGCTGCCGCTCGACAACGACTGGTCGCCCGCCGGCGAAGCCCGCCGCACCGAGCAGGGGCGTCCGCCCGGCGTCCCCGATCTCAGCCGGCAGACGGAGCTGATCCGCTGGGCCGACGATCTCGGCTTCTCGGCCGTCTGGCTGCGCGACGTGCCGGTGTTCGACCGGGTCAATATGGGCGACGCAGGCTCGGTATACGACGTCTTCACGCTGCTCGGCTTCCTCGCCGGCCAGACGCGCAATATTGCGCTCGGAACGGCCGCCGTCGTGCTGCCGATCCGCCATCCCCTGATGACGGCCAAGGCCGCGGCTTCGGTCGACGCATTGTCCGGAGGTCGTCTGATCCTCGGCGTCGCCTCGGGCGACCGGCCGGTCGAATATCCACTGCTCGGTCTCGATTTCGAGACACGGGGCGAAGCCTTTCGCGAGGCCGTCGCCTATCTGCGCGCGGCATGGCAGCCCGGCGGGCTGCCGGTGAACGGAGAGCGGATGGCGGGGCTCGATCTGCTGCCCCGGCCCGACCAGCCGAGCATACCGCTCGTCGTCGCCGGACAGGCGCGGCAGGACGACGCCTGGCTCGCGGCCAACATGGATGGCCGCTTCGTCTATCCCGGCAGCGTCGAGCGCATGGCCGCGCAGGTCGCGCGCTGGCGGGCCGCCACCACCGGCCCGGGCGCGTTCATCAGCGCCTTCCATCTCGATCTTCTGGACGATGCCGCCGCGCCGGCCGAGCCCATCCGCTTCGGCGCGCGCGTGGGTCGCAACGGGCTGATCGCGCATCTGCAGGCGCTGGTAGCCGCCGGAGTCGACCACCTCGCCCTCAACCTCAGGCAGTCGGCACGGCCGCCGGTGGAGATCATCGAAGAACTGGCGTCGGACGTCATCCCGGCGCTCGCCACCAAACCCAAGGCGCATGCCGCCTAAGCACTCAGGAGACAGACAATGGAAATCGTGAAAGCGCATGGCGCGGAGATTCCGGCGCTCGGTTTCGGCGTCTTCCGCATGTCGGACGCCGAGGTGGAGGCCGTTGTGCCCGCCGCGCTGGAAGCCGGCTTCCGCCACTTCGACACCGCCCAGATCTACGGGAACGAGGCGGCGCTAGGCCGGGCCCTTGCAAGCGCGGGAGCCCGCCGCGACGACCTGTTCCTGACCACCAAGGTCTGGGTCGAGAATTACAGCCCCGCCAAATTCGCCGCCTCGGTGGATGAGAGCCTCGGCAAGCTGAAGGTCGACCAGGTCGATCTGCTGTTGCTGCACTGGCCGGCCGAGGTCGCCATCGCCGAGCAGATCGCGATGCTGGACGCGGTGCAGAAGGCAGGCAAGACGCGCTTCGTCGGCGTCAGCAACCAGAACATCGCGCAGATGCGGGCGTCGGCAGCGCTGAGCACCACGCCGATCGTCACCAATCAGGTCGAGCTGCATCCTTATCTGGACCAAAGTCGTCTCGCCGCCGCCGCGAAGCAGGCCGGCATCGCGATCACCGCCTATTACGGCATGGCCGATGGGGCCGTGCCGCGCGACCTCGTCCTGCAGAAGATCGGCGCGCAATACGGCAAGAGCGCCGCGCAGGTCGCACTGCGCTGGCTGGTCCAGCAGGGCTTCGTCGCGCTGTCGAAGACCGCGAAGCCGGAACGTATCGCCGAGAACATCGCGATCTTCGATTTTGCGCTGTCCGATGCGGACATGACAGCAATCGCGCAACTGGCCCGACCGGACGGGCGGCTCGTCAGCCCGGCGGGCCTGGCGCCCGCCTGGGACGCGTGAAGCCGAGGCGACAATGACCGCAACCACCTGTTCGGCGACGGCCGAAGCCGCCGCCGCGCCGCATGCCCGCTGGGCGCTGCTGGCGCTCGCCGTCGGCGCCTTCGGCATCGGCACCACCGAATTCTCGCCGATGGGCCTCCTGCCCGTCATCGCCCAGGGCGTGGACGTCTCGATACCGACCGCGGGCCTGCTGATCAGCGCCTATGCGATCGGCGTGATGCTCGGCGCGCCGGTCATGACGCTCGCCTTCAGCCGTTTCGGCAAGCGCACCGCGCTGATGCTGTTGATGGGCATCTTCACCATCGGCAATCTGATGTCGGCGATGGCGCCGGGCTATTTCACCCTGCTGCTCGCCCGCCTCGTCACCAGCCTGAACCACGGCGCCTTCTTCGGGCTCGGCGCGGTGGTGGCGGCCAGCGTGGTGCCGAAGGAGAAGCAGGCGAGCGCCGTCGCGGCGATGTTCATGGGCCTGACGATCGCCAATATCGGCGGCGTGCCTGCGGCGACCTGGATCGGCCAGCAGATCGGCTGGCGCATGGCCTTCGCCGGCACGGCCGTGCTCGGGCTCGCCGCAATCGCTGCGCTATGGTTCGCGCTTCCGCGCGGTGAGGCAGGCACGCGGCCCGACCTGCGACGTGAATTGCGCGTGCTGACCCGCCCGGCCGTGCTGCTGGCGATGGCGACGACCGTGATGGGCGCGGGCGCCATGTTCACCCTCTACACCTATGTCGCGCCCGTTCTCGCGACCCTGACCGGCGCGTCCGAC
Above is a genomic segment from Bosea sp. NBC_00550 containing:
- a CDS encoding TIGR03571 family LLM class oxidoreductase, encoding MIIKLVAVPYLPAMTRNSALDLIRKPDRLTLGLELPLDNDWSPAGEARRTEQGRPPGVPDLSRQTELIRWADDLGFSAVWLRDVPVFDRVNMGDAGSVYDVFTLLGFLAGQTRNIALGTAAVVLPIRHPLMTAKAAASVDALSGGRLILGVASGDRPVEYPLLGLDFETRGEAFREAVAYLRAAWQPGGLPVNGERMAGLDLLPRPDQPSIPLVVAGQARQDDAWLAANMDGRFVYPGSVERMAAQVARWRAATTGPGAFISAFHLDLLDDAAAPAEPIRFGARVGRNGLIAHLQALVAAGVDHLALNLRQSARPPVEIIEELASDVIPALATKPKAHAA
- a CDS encoding GntR family transcriptional regulator, with amino-acid sequence MIVKPVLARVALVDQVTAVLMERILDRAYAPGEKLNIDALTREFEVSSSPIREALTRLSALGLVASASFTGFSVAPEPPREWFEQLRDFRILNEGWAARQLARSRDPHAIARMRASIASMERDPPRGQAWDYVGASRADEIFHEAILEGAGNEILAQAVRGLHPHLHHARLFSRIPHDIAPMLDEHRAILGAVLRGDEDGAQAAVESHLKTSWHRYNGWHADRPEKR
- a CDS encoding DUF2312 domain-containing protein; this encodes MDDPVQGDQLKSIVERIERLEEEKKTIADDIKEVYAEAKGNGYDVKVLRKVVALRKRDLEERKEEEAILDLYLQAVGETV
- a CDS encoding glycerate kinase type-2 family protein, with protein sequence MHSPASETAKPRATARKIYDAAVSRAHPAECLPQHLPSAPATGRLILLAAGKAAGSMTALAEAHYLDGGFPQERLFGHAVARHGYTAPTRRIPMIAAGHPVPDQGSIDSAERALALAASATEDDLVLVLLSGGGSANWVAPAGSLTLAEKQAVNKALLRSGAPIGEMNIVRKRLSRIKGGRLALAAAPAKLLTLAISDVPGDEPTAIASGPTVADPSTMDEARAIVARYGLDLPPAARALLDDSANETPKPGHPAFANSAFRIIARPADALAAARAVAEAEGYEVHDLGPDLEGEAREVAADHAELARRLKREGRRAAILSGGELTVTLRGSGRGGPSQEYALALAIALAGEPGIVALAGDTDGTDGGGGEATDPAGALVDPQTLARAAEIGLDPARSLAENDSTGFFEALGDLLQPGPTLTNVNDCRVILIEP
- a CDS encoding aldo/keto reductase, with the protein product MEIVKAHGAEIPALGFGVFRMSDAEVEAVVPAALEAGFRHFDTAQIYGNEAALGRALASAGARRDDLFLTTKVWVENYSPAKFAASVDESLGKLKVDQVDLLLLHWPAEVAIAEQIAMLDAVQKAGKTRFVGVSNQNIAQMRASAALSTTPIVTNQVELHPYLDQSRLAAAAKQAGIAITAYYGMADGAVPRDLVLQKIGAQYGKSAAQVALRWLVQQGFVALSKTAKPERIAENIAIFDFALSDADMTAIAQLARPDGRLVSPAGLAPAWDA
- a CDS encoding DUF1036 domain-containing protein, which translates into the protein MAACCATAFIAGAVPAKADLRMCNTTSSRIGVAIGYRDAQGWTTEGWWNISPRGCETLLRGTLAARFYYVHAVDYDKGGEWTGKSVMCVRNKEFTIRGIEDCLARGYDRAGFFEVDTGEQKSWTIQLTDTGGAASPRP
- a CDS encoding MFS transporter: MTATTCSATAEAAAAPHARWALLALAVGAFGIGTTEFSPMGLLPVIAQGVDVSIPTAGLLISAYAIGVMLGAPVMTLAFSRFGKRTALMLLMGIFTIGNLMSAMAPGYFTLLLARLVTSLNHGAFFGLGAVVAASVVPKEKQASAVAAMFMGLTIANIGGVPAATWIGQQIGWRMAFAGTAVLGLAAIAALWFALPRGEAGTRPDLRRELRVLTRPAVLLAMATTVMGAGAMFTLYTYVAPVLATLTGASDGFVTLGLVLIGVGFTLGNALGGRLADWSLDGATKIFLGALAVIMFALPLAITSHIGAAIGLLVWGAAAFAIVPPVQMRVMEAASEAPGLASSINVGAFNLGNAVGAALGAAVISLDLGYAAIPIAGGLLAASGLALVWLGNRRSEP
- a CDS encoding mandelate racemase/muconate lactonizing enzyme family protein, which encodes MAKIVSVEVLQANLKPKVKRTDAVQSFELQETPMVRITDADGVTGTGYSYTIGTGGSSVCKLIDDHLAPVLIGREAEEIEGLWRALFFRVHATTVGAITSIALAAIDTALWDLRARKTGLPLHRLAGGAKNAIELYYTEGGWLHMEQSELVEEALKAKESGFGGTKVKVGRPHVAEDVKRLSAVRDKVGFGWEIMTDANQGLSLDEAIRRARHYEKLDVAWFEEPIHADDIGAHRRLSQSTTVPIAVGESMYSLSQFKDYLEAGACSIVQVDVGRIGGITPWLKVAHMAEAFNVPVCPHFLMEIHLGLCCAVPNSRWLEYIPQLDLVTSSPIRIENGKAIPSEKPGLGIDWDWEALEKTIVHRKSHGTAPALKAEA